A single region of the Arthrobacter sp. zg-Y820 genome encodes:
- a CDS encoding phosphoribosylaminoimidazolesuccinocarboxamide synthase, which yields MSAPALAGWTHAYSGKVRDLYVPEDLSAPGAGERVLVVASDRISAFDHVLTSEIPDKGRILTQLSLWWFEQLRVPNHVISADEGVPAEVAGRAMICKKLDMYPVECIARGYLTGTGLAEYRRSQTVCEVPLPAGLVDGSRLEPAVFTPSAKAELGEHDENISYDAVVATVGAETAEALRSLTLEIYTAAEAIARERGIILADTKVEFGTDPATGAVTLGDEVLTPDSSRFWDAALYAPGSAQPSFDKQYVRDWLTSPASGWDKASDTPPPALPADVVERTRARYVEAYERLTGRVFV from the coding sequence ATGAGCGCCCCCGCACTGGCCGGCTGGACGCACGCCTACTCCGGAAAGGTCCGCGACCTGTACGTGCCGGAAGACCTGTCCGCGCCGGGAGCGGGGGAGCGGGTGCTGGTGGTGGCGAGCGACCGGATCAGCGCCTTCGACCATGTATTGACCTCGGAGATTCCGGACAAGGGCCGGATCCTGACCCAGCTGAGCCTGTGGTGGTTTGAGCAGCTTCGCGTGCCCAACCACGTGATCTCCGCTGACGAGGGCGTGCCCGCCGAGGTGGCGGGCCGGGCCATGATCTGCAAAAAACTGGACATGTATCCGGTGGAGTGCATTGCCCGCGGCTACCTCACCGGCACCGGCCTGGCCGAATACCGGCGCTCGCAGACGGTGTGCGAGGTGCCGCTGCCGGCCGGGCTGGTGGACGGATCCCGGCTGGAGCCGGCCGTCTTCACGCCCTCGGCCAAGGCCGAACTGGGCGAGCATGACGAGAACATCAGCTACGACGCGGTGGTGGCGACCGTCGGCGCCGAGACGGCGGAGGCGCTGCGCTCGCTCACCCTGGAGATTTACACCGCAGCCGAGGCCATCGCCCGGGAGCGCGGGATCATCCTGGCGGACACCAAGGTGGAGTTCGGAACGGATCCAGCAACCGGCGCCGTCACGCTGGGCGATGAAGTGCTGACGCCGGATTCCTCGCGCTTCTGGGATGCTGCCCTGTATGCGCCGGGCTCCGCGCAGCCGTCCTTTGACAAGCAGTACGTCCGGGACTGGCTCACCTCGCCGGCCTCGGGCTGGGACAAGGCCTCGGACACGCCGCCGCCCGCGCTGCCGGCCGACGTCGTCGAGCGCACCCGCGCCCGCTATGTGGAGGCCTACGAGCGGCTGACCGGCAGGGTATTCGTGTAG
- a CDS encoding ABC transporter ATP-binding protein, producing the protein MPAQTSLWFSLGRLYPHLRPILPRLILGLFCALGASLMALAIPQVFRVLINTSLSPGGSTSAVWGAAAVVLGLGVLEAGFIALRRQFVIAPATTVETGMRTSFYRHLQDLSVEFHDRWGSGQLLSRAMSDLNLIRRWMAFGAIMLVVTALTVVIGFTVMLFTSWPLALIFITAAVPIVIYGFRFNRFYRQVSRQSQDQTGDLATTVEESVHGIRVLKAFGRSREALDSFEEQAQELRQTEVYKANSLAKFSLVVTLLPETALAVALVVGVMAVADGTLSIGALVAFFATAAVVAGPVEAIGPLLSMTLTAKTAIDRHYEVMDARRSITSPENPVHLRDVRGELVFDDVHFAYPDAKDGTRNLINGVDLCLRPGETMALVGITGCGKSTLLQLVPRLFDVTAGSIRIDGTDLRQLDLKELRTIVAVAFEDTTLFSSSVRDNVLLGAEPTSSAEADRLLASALDVAQAEFVYSLPQGTDTLIGEEGLSLSGGQRQRVALARAIAARPKVLIMDDPLSALDVRTEELVEGRLREVLADTTTLVVAHRPSTVSLADRVALMEDGRISAVGTHAELLAGNDHYRYVIASLPTEPEDLDSGLEDTPLAGNTGAGGSAVVQPLEDEETVR; encoded by the coding sequence ATGCCTGCGCAAACATCATTGTGGTTTTCCCTTGGACGGCTGTACCCGCATTTGCGGCCCATTCTTCCGCGCCTGATCCTCGGATTGTTCTGCGCGCTCGGCGCCAGCCTCATGGCCCTGGCCATTCCGCAGGTTTTCCGGGTCCTGATCAACACCTCCCTTAGCCCCGGCGGTTCCACCTCGGCCGTGTGGGGCGCAGCCGCCGTCGTTCTGGGCCTTGGCGTGCTCGAAGCCGGATTCATCGCGCTGCGCCGCCAGTTCGTCATAGCACCGGCCACCACTGTGGAAACCGGAATGCGCACCTCGTTCTACCGGCATCTGCAGGATCTGTCCGTGGAGTTCCACGACCGCTGGGGCAGCGGCCAGCTCCTCTCGCGCGCGATGAGCGATTTGAACCTGATCCGCCGCTGGATGGCGTTCGGGGCCATCATGCTCGTGGTCACTGCGCTGACGGTGGTGATCGGTTTTACCGTCATGCTGTTCACCAGCTGGCCGCTGGCCCTGATCTTCATAACCGCGGCCGTGCCGATCGTCATTTACGGGTTTCGCTTCAACCGGTTCTACCGGCAGGTGTCCCGCCAGAGCCAGGACCAGACCGGCGACCTGGCCACCACGGTGGAGGAATCCGTCCACGGCATCCGTGTCCTGAAGGCCTTTGGCCGCAGCCGGGAAGCCCTCGATTCCTTCGAGGAACAGGCCCAGGAGCTGCGCCAGACCGAGGTGTACAAGGCCAATTCGCTGGCCAAGTTCTCCCTGGTGGTGACGCTGCTGCCGGAAACCGCCCTCGCCGTCGCCCTCGTGGTCGGCGTCATGGCGGTGGCGGACGGCACGCTCAGCATCGGCGCGCTGGTCGCGTTCTTCGCCACCGCCGCCGTCGTGGCCGGTCCGGTGGAGGCCATTGGCCCGCTGCTGTCCATGACGCTCACCGCCAAGACGGCCATCGACCGGCACTACGAGGTGATGGACGCCCGGCGCTCCATCACCAGCCCGGAGAACCCGGTGCATCTGCGCGACGTGCGCGGAGAGCTGGTGTTCGACGACGTGCACTTCGCCTATCCGGATGCCAAGGACGGCACCCGCAACCTGATCAACGGCGTCGACCTGTGCCTGCGGCCCGGCGAAACCATGGCGCTGGTGGGGATCACCGGCTGCGGAAAATCCACGCTGCTGCAGCTCGTTCCCCGGCTCTTCGACGTCACCGCCGGCTCGATCCGCATTGACGGCACCGATCTGCGGCAGCTGGATCTGAAGGAGCTGCGCACCATCGTGGCCGTGGCGTTCGAAGACACCACGCTGTTCTCCAGTTCGGTCCGCGACAATGTGCTGCTCGGCGCGGAACCGACCAGCTCCGCCGAAGCGGACCGGCTGCTTGCCTCTGCACTGGACGTGGCGCAGGCCGAGTTCGTGTATTCGCTGCCACAGGGCACCGACACGCTGATCGGCGAGGAGGGGCTGAGCCTGTCCGGCGGCCAGCGCCAGCGGGTCGCCCTGGCCCGGGCCATCGCCGCCCGGCCGAAGGTGCTGATCATGGACGATCCGCTCTCGGCGCTGGATGTGCGCACCGAGGAGCTGGTCGAGGGCCGGCTGCGCGAGGTGCTCGCCGACACCACCACGCTGGTGGTCGCGCACCGCCCCTCGACGGTGTCCCTGGCGGACCGCGTGGCGCTGATGGAGGACGGCCGGATCAGCGCCGTCGGGACCCACGCCGAGCTGCTCGCCGGCAACGACCACTACCGGTATGTGATCGCCAGCCTGCCCACGGAACCCGAAGACCTGGACAGCGGCCTCGAGGACACTCCGCTGGCCGGCAACACCGGGGCGGGCGGCTCCGCCGTCGTCCAGCCCCTCGAGGACGAGGAGACGGTCCGATGA
- a CDS encoding ABC transporter ATP-binding protein: MKTGKSAKGTDPDYDAGARLGTAGEDAVHLGKEENQAVRRRSLALLGSLIRPNRARFIGTVLLVVFSQAARVAGPAIIAYGIDHALPDLQAGNSLPLVLSGVAYLVAALLAAGLTAGYVRATALLSQAMLLDLRLRVFRHTQRLSLEFHEKYTSGRIISRQTSDLEALRELLDSGISSLASGAMYMLFTAVSIFLLDWRTGLLLLAAFVPMFLLTRWYQKRSQLAYRASRVTSAKLIVHFIETMTGIRAVKAFRREQVNAGKYDGLAEDYRVATVRSINLNGIFQPGLVLIGNATVAVVLLAGGFRVLDGGLEVGALLALLLYSKRFFQPVDQMAMFYNSFQSASAALEKVSGLLEEIPTVRPPKHPVELAHAAGDIRFDGVEFRYGDGPVILPRMDLHIPAGQTVALVGQTGAGKSTLAKLIARFYDPSQGSVLLDGVDLRELTQRDLRRAVVMVTQEAFLFSGSVADNIALGKPEATREEIIASAQAVGAHEFIEALPEGYDTDVNKRGGRVSAGQRQLISFARAFLADPAVLILDEATSSLDIPSERLVQHGLKTLLGNRTALIIAHRLSTVEIADRVLVMHSGEVVEDGTPAELTGGTGRFAKLQAAWQESLV; encoded by the coding sequence ATGAAGACCGGCAAGAGCGCCAAGGGAACGGACCCGGACTACGACGCCGGCGCCCGGCTGGGCACCGCCGGCGAGGACGCCGTCCACCTGGGCAAGGAGGAGAACCAGGCGGTCCGCCGCCGTTCCCTGGCCCTGCTCGGGTCCCTGATCCGGCCCAACCGCGCCCGGTTCATCGGCACGGTGCTGCTGGTGGTCTTCTCCCAGGCCGCCCGCGTGGCCGGACCCGCCATCATCGCCTACGGCATCGACCACGCCCTGCCGGACCTGCAGGCGGGCAACAGCCTGCCGCTGGTCCTCTCCGGCGTCGCGTACCTGGTGGCGGCGCTGCTGGCGGCGGGGCTGACCGCCGGCTACGTCCGCGCCACCGCCCTGCTGAGCCAGGCCATGCTGCTGGACCTGCGGCTGCGGGTCTTCCGGCACACCCAGCGCCTGAGCCTTGAATTCCATGAAAAGTACACCTCCGGGCGGATCATTTCCCGGCAGACCTCGGACCTGGAGGCGCTGCGCGAACTGCTCGATTCGGGCATCAGCTCCCTGGCGTCGGGCGCCATGTACATGCTCTTCACCGCCGTCAGCATCTTCCTGCTCGATTGGCGCACCGGCCTGCTGCTGCTGGCCGCGTTTGTTCCCATGTTCCTGCTGACCCGCTGGTACCAGAAGCGCTCCCAGCTGGCCTACCGCGCCTCCCGGGTGACCTCCGCGAAACTGATCGTGCACTTCATCGAGACCATGACCGGCATCCGGGCGGTCAAGGCCTTCCGCCGCGAACAGGTCAACGCCGGGAAGTATGACGGCCTGGCCGAGGACTACCGCGTCGCCACCGTCCGCTCCATCAACCTCAACGGCATCTTCCAGCCCGGGCTGGTGCTGATCGGCAACGCCACGGTGGCCGTGGTGCTGCTGGCGGGCGGCTTCCGGGTGCTCGACGGCGGCCTCGAGGTCGGCGCCCTGCTGGCCCTGCTGCTGTACTCCAAGCGGTTCTTCCAGCCGGTGGACCAGATGGCCATGTTCTACAACTCCTTCCAGTCCGCCTCGGCAGCGCTGGAAAAGGTCTCCGGGCTGCTGGAGGAAATCCCCACCGTCCGCCCGCCGAAGCATCCGGTGGAGCTGGCGCACGCCGCCGGCGACATCCGGTTCGACGGCGTGGAGTTCCGCTACGGCGACGGCCCGGTGATCCTGCCGCGGATGGACCTGCACATTCCCGCCGGGCAGACGGTGGCCCTGGTGGGGCAGACCGGCGCCGGGAAGTCCACGCTGGCCAAGCTGATCGCCCGCTTTTACGACCCGTCTCAGGGTTCGGTGCTGCTGGACGGCGTGGACCTGCGCGAGCTCACGCAGCGGGACCTGCGCCGCGCCGTCGTCATGGTCACCCAGGAGGCGTTCCTGTTCAGCGGCTCGGTGGCCGACAACATCGCCCTGGGCAAGCCGGAAGCCACCCGCGAAGAAATCATCGCCTCGGCGCAGGCGGTGGGCGCGCACGAGTTCATCGAGGCGCTGCCCGAGGGTTACGACACCGACGTGAACAAGCGCGGCGGCCGGGTGTCCGCCGGCCAGCGGCAGCTGATCAGCTTCGCCCGGGCGTTCCTGGCCGATCCGGCGGTGCTGATCCTGGACGAGGCCACCTCCTCGCTGGACATCCCCAGCGAACGGCTGGTCCAGCACGGGCTGAAGACCCTGCTGGGCAACCGGACCGCGCTGATCATCGCGCACCGCCTCTCCACCGTGGAGATCGCCGACCGGGTGCTGGTGATGCATTCCGGCGAGGTGGTTGAGGACGGCACCCCGGCCGAGCTCACCGGCGGCACCGGCCGGTTCGCCAAGCTGCAGGCGGCCTGGCAGGAGTCGCTGGTGTAG